TTTATTATGGTAGAAGATCACAGGCCGGTACTGGGATCCCGAATCACAAAACTGTCCATCGTCTCTTGTGGGATCGATATTATGCCAATAGACGTCGAGAAGCTGCTCATAGCTGATTTTTTTAGGATCATATTCAACTCGAACCGACTCTACATGCCCCGTACCGCCTTTTGACACTTCTTCGTAGGTCGGATCGGCTTTAACGCCCCCAGTGTATCCCGCCGTTGTGGATACCACGCCTTCAACATCGTCAAAATCGTGCTGCATGCACCAGAAACAGCCCCCTGCAAATGTCGCTGAATCTAGCTTCTTAGGGGCGTCTTGCTCCGCTGCACTTGCTAAACCGAACACACTGCAAAATATAAAAATTACAGTTTTTATAACGTTCAATTTCATCTTCTTACCTTGACAAGATGTTTAAAAAATGAGACTAAAACAAATATATGCGCAAAATAAAACTTCTTATCTTGTTGTTTGCTTTTTTTATTAATACGTCGACACAAGGCGTATGTCAAATCCAAACTACTTCTCAGGAAGAGTGCCTACCTGAGTATCGCTTTGACGGAGAAAAACTCGTTCTCACAGAGCAAGAGTGGAGAGCCCGCCTGAGTCCAGAACAATTTAAGGTGCTGCGGGAAAAAGACACTGAGCGGCCTTTTAAAAACGCCTATTTCGATAATAAAAAAGAGGGTATTTATCTTTGCGCGGGTTGCGAACTCCCTCTATATAGCTCTAAAGATAAGTATGAATCCGGGACTGGCTGGCCAAGCTTTTCTAAGCCGATCTGCCCAGAAAATGTCTCCTATAGTGAAGATCGATCGTTCTTCAGAACGCGCACTGAGGTTCATTGCAGCAGGTGCGAAGGGCACATAGGCCATGTTTTTGATGATGGGCCCCCACCTACGGGAAAGCGCTACTGCATGAATTCTGCAGCCTTAAAATTCATTCAGAAGTAGGCACATGAAATCCTACCCACTTGTTGTTATCGGGGCGGGCGCTGGAGGGCTTGTTATTGCGATTGGGGCTGCAAAAGCCGGCAAGAGGGTCCTTCTCATTGAAAAGGGGCCTTATGGGGGCGACTGCACAAACTTCGGCTGCATTCCAAGCAAATCCCTGATCGCGTCGGCTTATGTAGCTAATGCAGTGAGAAGCGGGCAAAAATTCGGCATTAAATTTACCTCTTCTGATTTTGAAGCATCTAAAGCTCTTGAACGTGTACGGGAAATCGTAGGTAAAACCAGATCTCACGAAGATGTCGAGGCATTAACAAAATTTGGCATCGAAACCATCACTGGAACAGCTCGCTTCAAAGCTTCTCATGTTTTAGAAGTAAACGGCCAAGAGATCCGAGGCAAACAGATCGTTATTGCAACAGGATCTACTCCTTTTATTCCTTCGATCAGGGGATTAGAGGGCACTCCCTACTTGACAAATGAGACTATCTTCGATCTTGAAGAGGTTCCAAGAAGTCTCACCGTCATGGGAGGCGGTCCGATTGGATGCGAACTTGCCCAGGCATTTCAGAGACTTGGGAGTAGTGTTTCTTTAATCCACTCGCACGACCAGCTCTTAAATAAAGAGGAGCTCTGCGTACAGATAGTGATAAAAAAACAGTTTGAAGAAGAAAAGATCTCTCTTTTTCTCGGAAGTAAAATCGAAGAGATCACCTATCAAAATAAGCAGTTTCAAATCAGCTTAGACAAGAATAGAAAATTAGAATCTGAGGCTCTACTCATTTGCGTGGGAAGAAGGCCCAATCTCTCCTCTCTCAATCTCTCTGCCGCAGGAGTCATCCACTCGGAGAAGGGAGTCCCTGTTGATAAGTATGGACGGACAAATCAGAAACATATTTGGGCGATAGGCGATGCAAAAGGAGCCCCATTTTTTACGCATGCCGCAGAAAATCAAGCACGGTCTGTCTTGACCTCTCTTCTGCTTCCTTTCTCTTTTAAAAAGAAACTAGACCTAAAGCAGCCAATACCTAGAGTGACTTATACTGATCCAGAAGTCGCAAGCGTCGGCTTATCTGAAGCAGAGGCTTCCGATTCTTACAAAATCGCAACTTACTATGTTCCCTTCGATCTAGTAGATCGAGCGATCACCGCGGGAAGAACTGAGGGATTCATCAAAATCATCACAAAAAAATGGAGTAGTCGGATTCTCGGCTGCAGCATTGTGGCGCCCAGGGCTGGAGAGATGCTGGGACAGCTTACAACTGCCATGCATGCTAAGATGCCGCTTCGCAAGCTGGCTTCGCTAATTCCTCCTTATCCAACTTACAGCCAAGCCATTAGAAAGGCCGCTGACATGTGGCTCACTCAAACTGTTCTCTCATTATTTAAGAGAAAAAAATGAATAAATTTCTAAAAAGATGGCTGCCAATTCTCATCATCCTATCCGGAATGCTCATCGCCTATTTTTTCGGAGCTGCTAAACTCCTCTCTTTTGAAAGCTTAAAAGTGCATCATCACGCATTAAAAATATTTCTCGCCGATCATCCCATCTCTGTTCCCATTATTTACATCTTGACCTACATCATCTTTGTCGCTCTCTCCATTCCTGGTGCAATTTTTTTAACTCTACTTGGCGGCTACCTCTTTCCACAGCCATGGAGCACTATTTACGTGGTGTTTTCGGCGACCTGCGGAGCCGCTGCGATTTTCTTGGCTGCCCGTACGGCCATAGGCGATTCTTTGCGAAAAAAGGCTGGTCCCTTTTTGAAAAAAATGGAAAAAAACTTTCAGAAAAATGCTACGAGCTATCTTCTATTCTTGCGTTTTGTCCCTATCTTTCCCTTCTGGCTTGTTAATATCGCTCCCGCGCTCTTTGGCGTGGCATTAAGTACTTTTATTTGGACAACACTTGTCGGCATAACTCCAGGATCCTTTGTTTTCACTCTTGCAGGAGGGGGGCTTGAGAAGATTTTGGAAAGCGAGCAGAATTTCTCTCTAAATGCTATATTTAATACAGAAATCAAAATAGCTCTCTCTCTCTTAGGAGTTTTGTCTCTGGTCCCCATCTTGATAAAGAGGTTTAAAAAAACAAAAAACAGATGATCGAAGCTAATTTTCGTAAAATCTATCAATCAGTTTGTGTTGATCCTCTTTTACGTTTTAAAATTATCTACAAGCTTCCTCCCAATCTTCTTACCTGTCTCTCTACTTTATTCGGGTTGAGTGTCACTCCCTTATTATTCTTCGGCCTCTACATTGAAGCCTTTATCTTCATGATTTTTTCCGGTTTTTTAGACACGCTTGACGGCTCTCTAGCTCGTTATCTAAAGATCTCCTCTTCGAAAGGCGCTGTTCTAGATATTGTATCAGATCGTCTAGTCGAATTCGCGATCCTACTAGGACTCTACTCTATCGATCCGCATTCGAGAGCTTTGCCGACGATCGTAATGCTGGGAAGCATCTTAATCTGCGTCTCTTCTTTTTTAGTCGTGGGGATCTTTACGGAGAACAAAACTCAAAAAGGCTTTTTCTATAGTCCAGGATTAATAGAAAGGGCTGAAGCTTTTATCTTCTTTTCGATCATGATCCTCTTTCCGAAGAGCTATCTCTTTCTATCCTATCTTTTTGCTTTTCTCGTGTTTGTAACAGCAGCAATTCGGATAGGTCAATTTCTCAAAAAAGAAAAAATCTAGAATCCAAAAGTTAAGCCAACGACAAGACCCTGAATGCTGAGGTCGCCCTTCTCAGTGATCGAACGACCATCGTCTAACATAAGCAGCTCTCCTCCTACTACGGTGCTAACCGGTACAGGATTGCTTAGGTAGCGTCTCATCTGGTTCTGGTGCGGCCACCAGAGCATCTCCCAGCCGATGTCGAGACCGATGTGGTAGCGCTCGCAGCAGAGGCCTGTATCCCATTGAAAACCAAGCGCAGCTTCTAAGCAGGGCTTGATTGCAAAGAAGTGGTCTTCCTGATTGATGTAGGGGTCGGGGAAGCGAGGCGATTGCGTTCTCTGTCGATTCAAAATTTCAAATTTTCCAGATGCAAGTGAAGCGGCAAAATCTCCATATAACCCGAAATGTTTGGCAAAATACCAGACCGTGTCAAGCCCCGCTCGTATAGCTACTCCGCGAAAATTATTAATGTTGTTCACAAAATCGTGCTGATTAGGAGGAGTGATGCCGGGATGGTTCTCTTCTTGGTCAATTTTATATCTCTGCAGAATGAGAACGCCTCTCAGTCCCGCATGAGGTCGCAGGCTCAGGTTGTGATTAGGCGTGAAAGTTCTTCCAAGCTCGAAATCGAGGGTATTGTAGTGCAATCTCCACTTTGCACGCGCAAAGTTAAGGGATTCGCCATAGTCGACGTTGAAATAGATCCACTCTGTATTCAGCGGTGTGGGAGACATATTTGGATTGAGGGGAGTGTGCAGTTCTTGAGGCATCTTGTGCACAAATCTCGTGTTGTGCTGGTAGAAGCGCGTCCAGTTTAAATAGACATCCCAAGTCTCTTCACGAAAACGTCCGCCAGCTCCAATCTGAAAACCAGGCGACCACTTTGTGTGAAAATTTTTTGCCGCTCCTTTCTTTACGGAGCTCACTATAGTTTCTCGGGTTCCCGATTCATTTGTGTTGAAGCCTGTGGAGGCGCAGGTCAGGCCCTCTTCTGAAGCGGTCCAGTAGAGAAAATCTCCTGTGAGATAGATGCCATACGGCTCTTTGCACTTCTTTTCTTTCTTGTCTGCAGAGGTATCTGGAGGAGAAGAAGTGGATAGATCGGGGGGAGCATCAGAGGCATCGACAACCAGAACTTTCCTCGC
This Chlamydiales bacterium DNA region includes the following protein-coding sequences:
- a CDS encoding TVP38/TMEM64 family protein; its protein translation is MNKFLKRWLPILIILSGMLIAYFFGAAKLLSFESLKVHHHALKIFLADHPISVPIIYILTYIIFVALSIPGAIFLTLLGGYLFPQPWSTIYVVFSATCGAAAIFLAARTAIGDSLRKKAGPFLKKMEKNFQKNATSYLLFLRFVPIFPFWLVNIAPALFGVALSTFIWTTLVGITPGSFVFTLAGGGLEKILESEQNFSLNAIFNTEIKIALSLLGVLSLVPILIKRFKKTKNR
- a CDS encoding FAD-dependent oxidoreductase: MKSYPLVVIGAGAGGLVIAIGAAKAGKRVLLIEKGPYGGDCTNFGCIPSKSLIASAYVANAVRSGQKFGIKFTSSDFEASKALERVREIVGKTRSHEDVEALTKFGIETITGTARFKASHVLEVNGQEIRGKQIVIATGSTPFIPSIRGLEGTPYLTNETIFDLEEVPRSLTVMGGGPIGCELAQAFQRLGSSVSLIHSHDQLLNKEELCVQIVIKKQFEEEKISLFLGSKIEEITYQNKQFQISLDKNRKLESEALLICVGRRPNLSSLNLSAAGVIHSEKGVPVDKYGRTNQKHIWAIGDAKGAPFFTHAAENQARSVLTSLLLPFSFKKKLDLKQPIPRVTYTDPEVASVGLSEAEASDSYKIATYYVPFDLVDRAITAGRTEGFIKIITKKWSSRILGCSIVAPRAGEMLGQLTTAMHAKMPLRKLASLIPPYPTYSQAIRKAADMWLTQTVLSLFKRKK
- a CDS encoding CDP-alcohol phosphatidyltransferase family protein, with product MIEANFRKIYQSVCVDPLLRFKIIYKLPPNLLTCLSTLFGLSVTPLLFFGLYIEAFIFMIFSGFLDTLDGSLARYLKISSSKGAVLDIVSDRLVEFAILLGLYSIDPHSRALPTIVMLGSILICVSSFLVVGIFTENKTQKGFFYSPGLIERAEAFIFFSIMILFPKSYLFLSYLFAFLVFVTAAIRIGQFLKKEKI
- the msrB gene encoding peptide-methionine (R)-S-oxide reductase MsrB — encoded protein: MRKIKLLILLFAFFINTSTQGVCQIQTTSQEECLPEYRFDGEKLVLTEQEWRARLSPEQFKVLREKDTERPFKNAYFDNKKEGIYLCAGCELPLYSSKDKYESGTGWPSFSKPICPENVSYSEDRSFFRTRTEVHCSRCEGHIGHVFDDGPPPTGKRYCMNSAALKFIQK
- the msrA gene encoding peptide-methionine (S)-S-oxide reductase MsrA produces the protein MKLNVIKTVIFIFCSVFGLASAAEQDAPKKLDSATFAGGCFWCMQHDFDDVEGVVSTTAGYTGGVKADPTYEEVSKGGTGHVESVRVEYDPKKISYEQLLDVYWHNIDPTRDDGQFCDSGSQYRPVIFYHNKEQKRLADQYKEALIRSKKIEPILVEILPAKTFYPAEEYHQEYYKKNPGRYKFYRYNCGRDQRLKEVWGKK